DNA from Fusarium musae strain F31 chromosome 7, whole genome shotgun sequence:
CATCACAAGGAAGACAAACGTGCAGGATGAGAAACTAGTAGCAGCATCTTTCAACGCCCTTTTGCCGCCAGGGTCCGAGGAGAGCACGCCTCTATCGAGCCAGCCCGATGTCTCCCTTGGAAACTCATCACTGGAGCCGGAGCTTTCAGAGACTGAACGGTATGAAGATGAGCTCATTTCGAGATCCGCTGCCGTTTATGACTCTTCCGGAAAGCGTCAAGTATATGGTGCACAGCAGAGCAACCTGATTGTGGATGCTCGTCCTACTATCAATGCAATGGTGAATCAAGTACAGGGTATGGGCTCGGAGAATATGGACAAGTACAAGTTTGCACGCAAGATATTCCTTAGTATTGAGAATATTCATGTCATGCGAAGCTCTCTCAACAAGGTCATTGACGCACTCAAAGACGCCGACATTTCACCTTTACCGCCAAACAGAGAGCTGCTCCATCAGAGTGGCTGGTTACGGCACATCCATGATGTTCTGGATGGCTCAGCTATAATTGCAAGACAGATCGGGATCAACCATTCACACGTTCTCATCCACTGCTCCGACGGCTGGGACCGTACCAGCCAGCTCAGTGCTTTGGCTCAAATCATGCTGGACCCCTACTACCGCACAATTGAGGGTTTTATTGTTCTTGTGGAAAAGGATTGGTTGTCCTTCGGTCACATGTTCAGGCTTCGATCGGGTCACCTGAACCACGAGGATTGGTTCGCCGTGCAGAGAGATGCTTTTGCAGGTTCCAAGGTTCAGCCCGGGGAGAACGATGGCCGGGGTGACGCATTCCAGAATGTGCTGAGCGGTGCAAAGCGTTTCTTCAACCAGAATAAAGATGACCCCGACTTGGCTGCAGTTAGTGAAACAGCCCCTGGaaaggttgttgatgatgaagctacCTCTCCAAAGATGGTCAGTCCTGTCTTTCACCAGTTTCTTGACTGCACCTATCAACTTTTACGCCAAAACAAGACTCGTTTTGAGTATAACGAGCGCTTCCTGCGCCGCCTTCTATACCACCTGTACTCGTGTCAGTACGGCACTTTCCTCTTTAATTCAGAGAAGCAGAGAAAAGATGCGCGGGCCGCAGAACGGACGTCTTCCGTTTGGGACTACTTTCTGTGTCGGCGAGCTGAGTTCATAAACCCCGACTTCGATGCCAGTAT
Protein-coding regions in this window:
- a CDS encoding hypothetical protein (EggNog:ENOG41~BUSCO:EOG09261ABB), which translates into the protein MEARKIIESVQGIYGGQTTHGTLRLTDFHLVFCAPIDQSAKPSESSSHKPKVRERWIPYPMLCYCALRPVPPGSRQAPSIRLRCRDFTFVTFNFTDSEIARETFDFIKSRTCKLGTVERLYAFSHKPLKHEREVDGWSVYDPKAEFRRQGISEKLPDKGWRITHINKDYTFCDTYPAFLVVPSKISDNVLKYAKEFRSRNRVPALSYIHPVNNCTITRSSQPLSGITRKTNVQDEKLVAASFNALLPPGSEESTPLSSQPDVSLGNSSLEPELSETERYEDELISRSAAVYDSSGKRQVYGAQQSNLIVDARPTINAMVNQVQGMGSENMDKYKFARKIFLSIENIHVMRSSLNKVIDALKDADISPLPPNRELLHQSGWLRHIHDVLDGSAIIARQIGINHSHVLIHCSDGWDRTSQLSALAQIMLDPYYRTIEGFIVLVEKDWLSFGHMFRLRSGHLNHEDWFAVQRDAFAGSKVQPGENDGRGDAFQNVLSGAKRFFNQNKDDPDLAAVSETAPGKVVDDEATSPKMVSPVFHQFLDCTYQLLRQNKTRFEYNERFLRRLLYHLYSCQYGTFLFNSEKQRKDARAAERTSSVWDYFLCRRAEFINPDFDASIDDHVKGQERILLPRLKEIRWWHQLFGRTEDEMNGGLNAAAAAETDRQTAISNLQYPSVIQADADPRSSSSGSKSGPPSVLTGVETAHETLTPESRHVPIERSASTEPSGNAFAAIRDGIAGLNLGKGMLGQLTNTGESASSSSSAPAPARSDQELREMT